AATACTTATGTATTTTTCAGATAAAGTTAAGCCATTATTACCTATTGGATAAAGCTTTGTAACTATATCTGTAGAATCATATATAATATCTATACCTTCAATGTTCTTACCATATTTAACTAAGACTCCATTATCCTTTCCTATTGCTTGCATTATTTTTATATCATAGTTATCTCTTTTTAATTCACCTACTGCCCATCTCTCAATAATCTTGAACATAGCTTCTACAACATTACACTGAACCATATATAGAGTGTTTGCCAAAACTATATCACTATCAACGGTATAAATATTAAGTAAATCACTTATCATGGCTTTAGTCATAGCTGTTTTTATACTGCAATTTTCAGCTCTTGAATCCTCTATAAAGTAGTAAGATAAGTCATAAAAAATATGCTTAGCCCATACCATAATAAGTTTTGTTCTATCATCTTTCTTGTATCTATAAATTCTAAATAGCTGTCCATTATCAATTTTTATAATGTTGTATTTATCAAAGTATTCAACTTTCTTTGAAAAGATTGGATACTCAATATATAGTGAATAGTCTCCATTTAATTCTTCTGTTACTTCACATTTAATGCATTCATTTAGTACTGCTAAACCGTTATTATTGAAGTTTCCTTTAGTAGTCTTTTTATTATAAATACATATCATTATAACCACCGCCAGTTAGGTGTAATTTCTAATTTAGTAACACTGCCTGTCCAAGATATATTGTTATCCCCTGCATTAAATATAGGAAATTCTCCATTCATTTTATTATTTAAGTTACTGCCATTGTCATCATAGCAGTCCTGCAAAACCGAATCTATTATTATGTAGTTATTTATTCCTATTAGATTTATAACCTGTGAACCTATATTTAAATTTATATCTCCACTGCCAAAAACTTTTATTTTAGGTTCCGAATATATTGTTCCTATGTTATTTATTATTCCTGAAGAAGTCATGGTTATAATAGAATTGTCTACTGCGTATTTAAAAGGTCTGCAGTTAAATATTATTGGAAACTCACTAAAAATCTCAATGGACTGAGCAAAGTCAATGGAGTTCACTACTTGGGCTATGTATTTTTTATTAGGCTGAAAATCAAAGATAAGTTCACTTTCTCCTGCTCCTATAAGCCAGCCCTTTATGTCATCAATCTTATCTGCAATGCTGTCATCTTTTACACCACAGCTGACAGAAATAGTAATATCCTCATAGGTGTTTTCATCATATCTTAATGATGAATTTCTTCCTGGTATATTGCTGGTGGTCACTCTCCTCTTGGGAGACAAAATAGATGGATTTTGAAGAACATAAATACCATAATCATTAAAACTATCTTTACTATTAAAATTAAAACTGAGCATTATATTCCTCCTTTCCCCATAGCAACCTTCTGTCTGTAAAACTCTAATTCATAAGCTAACTGCTCAATATCTTTATCAGTATTATTATAAAAATGTTCAATATTAAGTGTTAAACCTTTTCCCATATTTTTATCTTTAACTTTTTCAATAGAACTTGCTATCAATTCATCAAGTTTATTAATAGGTACTACTGCTTCTTTTCCAGCTTCACCAACACCAATAACACTTGGACTGTCAAAAATACCTCCCTGTGCATACCATTTAACACCTAAAGATGGTACACTGGGAGGATTTAAACTTAATTTGCCCGTTACATTAAAATGTGGTAAATCAATATGGGGTATTTTAAAATTCCAAATAGAATTCCAAGCTGCCTTTATAGCATTTCCTGCACTTTGTATTTTTTCACGTATATTTTCTACTGCTTCATGTACTGCACTTTTTATTGTGTTCCATACTTCTTTAGTTTTTGCACTTACAACATCCCAGTGTTTAACTACCAAATATATTCCTACACCTAATGCTGCTAGTGCTGCAATAACTAAAAATATAGGACTAGTTACAACTGCTAATATTACTCCAAAGGCTGAGGTAGCTGCATTTAATGCTATTTGCGCTGCTGTTCCAGCTATCATTATTCCATTATGAATACCTTCTGCTATATACAAAGCTATAATTTGTGCTGTTTCTATACCACTGGCAATTGCATGTGCCGCTTTAAGTGCATTTTGAACTGCCAGTTGTACATTTAGTATTAATAGTATTCCTTGATGAATTACCCAAACACCACCTAATATACCTAAGGCTATTCTAACTGCTGTTATATGTTCATCTAAAAATTTCAAACTAGCTATAACTAAATCCAAACCGCCTTTTACAAAGTCTAAAGTTTTTGATTTTGCATCTCCTGTAGATTTACCAAAGCTAGGTATTAAATCCTGTGCAAGTTTTATTACAACCGTTATTATTTCTCCTATTTTAGGCAGTAATGTTTGCATTGTATCACCTATATTTTTAGCAGCATTACTTACAAGAGCCTGCATTTGAGGAATATGGGTATTGAAAGCTGTTACTGCGTTATTAAAATAAGGCAGGAGCACTGTACCAATACTTTGTCCTAAATTTGTCAAATTTAATTGTGCAACTCTTACTTGGTTTGCAAAGCTTGTACTCAAAGTTCTTCCAAAATCCCCTTGAGCATCCTTAGTTACTGACATCAAGTAGTTATAACGGAGAATTGTCTGTTCTGACTGGCTCATTTGAGCATAGGGTTTCTTAATTCCTTCACTAAGTGCATAGGCTTCTAGATTAGCTACACTCATATTAATACCTAATGCTTTTAAAGGTTCTGTTTCTCCAGATATGCCTGATCTTATTTTTTCCCACATATCAGATGTACCCACATTATAAAAAGAACTCATATCCCCTGTAAGCTGAACTAAGGATTTAGACATGTCTCCAGCTTTTTGCTCAGTTACTCCTGAACTCTTAAGCATTGCTCCCATAAAACCAACCCACTGCATTGATGCTGTTTGAGATATTCCAGCAGATTTTGCTGTGGTAGCTGTCCATGCTTCAATTGATTTTGCACTGCTCTTATAGGTTTGCTCAACTACATTTTGAGCTTCTGATAAATTACTTGCACTTTCTGCCAACTTATAACCTTCTTCTATCATTGATTTAAAGCCAAAACCAACACCAAGTACAGCTCCAATCTTTAATATTCCATTTCTTATTTTGCTAAATGTACTGTCAAAATTATTTCCAGTATCTCTAGCTTTTTTATCTATCTTGTTTAGTTCATTTTCTACTCCGTTATCTTTTAAAAGTATCTCACCAAACAGACTAAATATCTGCATTATGTACTACCTCCTTTCTGATCTGCTTTCTTTATTCTTTCAGCTTCTTCAATAGCTTTTTTAGCAGTTTCTTCAATAGACTCTTTACTAACTTTGTTGTTATTTTCAGTTATATTTACATCTTTGAATACTTTATTTTTATAATCTGTAAAAGGAATAAAATGTTCCTTGTCCATATTAGAGTAATCCACCAGCCACCTCTGCCACAGCATTTCTTCTGCCTTCTTTTTATAAGCTGTATTTATTATTTCTATCCCCTCTTCTAAATCCATATCCATAACATAGTCAATGTTTTTGTATCTAGTTAAAAGTAAGTCCATGCACTCAAATTCATCTTCTATTTGAGTGCTCTGGATAAAAAATTTTCAAAGCCCTCTTGATTAAATAGTTCCTGTATTAATTTAAAGAATTTATCTAAGTCCATATTCTCTATTTCTTCAGCAGTTTTATCCGTTAAACTAGCAAATAGTTTATATACTTCCTTTTCTGCATTTCCTATATTTTCAATAAAGAGAATAGATAAATTTACTTGAAGTTCCTGACTAATTTTTATTTTTTCCTCTTCACTTAAGCCTGTTATATCTCTTGTCAAAGTCTTAATCTCATCCTTTATATCCATCTTTTTAAAGATTCTGCTTAATGAAAATAAATCACTGGTTTTCAATTTTCTCATATATGTAATTACCCCTTTCAATTATTTTTTATAAAAAGAAAAAGCACCCTGTTTAAAGAGTGCTTAAAATATGTATAAGTATTTATAGTTTTTAAATAACTTTTTAGTAATGAAATTATATAGTTCTTAACTTAATTTTGGGAAATGTATTTCATAAGGAAGAATATCTGGTGTAGTGGGATCAATATGCCCTGTAAAAGTTACTGGAAGTACATTGTCCTTGTCATCTTCTGTTTTGAACTTTATTCCATCTGTAGATAAAGCATTTTTAAGAATTATAACTACTGGTTTTTGACTTCCTGAAAGCTTCCCTACTAATGCTATGTTATCCAAATAATCTGTGTCTGCTATGTAAGTTTTACCTGTTATAATATCGTAATCAGGATTTGCTACGCTATCCACTTGTGCCATTAAAGCTATAACTAATATATCACTTCTTACTTCCAGCATATTTGTCTTAAGAGTAACTTCTACATCAGTAATAAATTCTAATCCTTTAGCATTTCCCTTTATCCCATCGCATTTTACTTGCCTAGTTTTAACTGTAATATCAAATTCGTTACCACCAGAAGTTGCACCTATTAACTCTTCTTTTGTGTCAATGCCATAGTTTTTATATAATGCACCGCTATCAATTAATAAATGGTCAGGTGTTGTAGACGTGTATCCAACTGTATTTGTACTGTTAACTGCCATGTTATCACTTTCCTTTCTTATTTATAGTAAACTTTTAAGATATATCTTAATTGTCTTCTTTGAATATGAATATCCGGATCATTAATCCTTAATTTATATGGATTGTTTCTAAAAATACAAAGCTGCATTGTTTCATTATTTACCTGTAATTTATTTAACTGCTTGTCTATGTTTTCAGTAATAGTTTCAATTTCAAAAATATCATTTGCTTTGTTATTCCATATATCAATATCAAGATTGTTTACTTCACTAAAGCCATTTGATTGAGTACTCGGAAACTTAAATTCAACATAGGGATATATTTTTTTCTTTTCTTCAGGGTAATGATCTGCAAAGGAGTTTGAACATACTTCTCCTACTTTAGAATTAATGATTTTATAAATATCCAGCAAATTAATCACCACTCATCTTTTCTTTAATTTTATATCCTGTAAGCTGTTCTATTTTTGAAATATTCTCCATAACTGCTGGCTCCCAGTGAGGCTTAGCTTTCTGAGATTCAGTCCCCTTTTCAACCCAGATATCGTAAGGTGCATTTGGAGTACTTCCAACAATTACTCCCTTGTTATCACTCATTACCTCAAAGGTTTCTGATCTCTTTAAATTACCAGTAAGCACAGGAGTTCTAAGCTTTGCTTCTGCTACAACAAAAGCTCCTATAGTTTCACAGGCATCCTTTTTTGCTTCATCTAAAGCTTTTAACACTTTATCCTTATAACTCTTATATCCCATAACACATCACCTCCCTGTAGTCATCCCAATTTATAATTTTTCTTACCTCATACTGTTCATCTTTATATTGAAGAATAGTTCCTATTTTAATATCGTCATCAATTTCATCAAAGATTCTGCTTGAAACTTCAATGTTATAGCCATAGTCTTTCAGCAATAATTCTGTAGAATAGGGCTGAATATCAACAAACTTAGATTTTATAAATTTTAAATCTCCTTCTGCAAAGGCTCCATACTCATCCTTATATCCTTCTTCTTTGTTATATACACTTACCAAATAATTTTTAATCATCCAATCACCCCTTCATTTTAATCCTGGGCATAGGCAGCAGTGCTTTCACAGAATCAGGCAAATCATTAGTGTATGTTCCGCTCTTTGAACCCTGAGCATATTGCTTTAGTCCTTCATTTCCCTTTTTATTAAAACAAAGTACAGCATATTCATTTACTGCATCCTGATAAATTGAAAAATCACTAATATCTTTATTTAGATAATTCTTAATCATGGTCTCAGCTTTTCTAATATAAAGATTTATTAGTTCATCTTTAGCGTTATCTGAAATACCAAGCAGTGTTTTTATTTCTTCCAGCATAACTATCACCTACAATTTCTTAGCAATACCCTGCTTAGCAAGAATATTAGCCTGTATAGGAGATACTTCTAGCGTTTCACCTATTTTTAAAACTTTATCTCCATATTTAACATTTATGATAAACTCCACTGTATCCATATTTTTTGACTTGGTAGTTTTATTTTCTTGTTTGCCTTCTTCATTATTAGCTGCCATAAATTTCACCCTTTCTTTATAATCTTTTTTAAATTAAAATAGGACTGACTTTTACATCAGCCCTTAAAATATTTTATTTCAATATTTATGCATGTACTGTTGCTATAAAAATGCTGTCAATCCTCTCAAATGAAGGCATAGCTATTTCACTTACAATAGTTTCAACATTTACTGGATGAGGTATCTTTATTGTAGTAACAGCAACTCCTGTATTTACAATTTGAACCTGTGCATCTGTGTTTCCACTCATTAAATCTGATTCTTCTGGAGTAGTGCCATAGTATGTATTCCCAAGATTTCCTTCTGGTATTAATGTAAAAATATCATCAGGAAAGAACTGATTAGTACTTCCATCTTGAAGTGCATACTTTTTATTGTATACAGCAATAGAAAGTCCAAGCTTAGTCTGAAAATATTGTTTAAGCATAGCATCTGTCACAATAACATTTTGTCCACCTATTGGATTTAAATCTAATTTTATAGATTTATTCACCATTAAATAATTCCAAGTTTTAAGTGAACAAATAGCTCTTGTTGGCTTTTCTCCTGTATCATCTTCAATAACCTTCTGCCATCTCATAATATCCTCTACAGGAGTTGAGTTTTCACTATCACTCCATCTAGCTGTTGTAAGCAGAGTTTCCTTATGAGCTGCCTTAAATTTATAGTCATAATCTAAATTTACTCTGTTAGCTGTAATAAGAATTTTTCCAGTACTCAATAACTGCATTCTCATTCTCTCATTATTGACCTCTGCTCCTTGAACAAGACCGTTAACATCATCATATATTTTCTGAATTATTGGCATTATGTACTGTGAATTTGATGCCCCTGCTGCCTTGTTTATTTCCTGTCTATCTTTTTCTCCAATTCTCATGGCTTCCCTAAAGAATGGCATTTCAGTCTCAATCTTTGAAAAACCTACTCTGTCTCTTAGCGTTGCCTTTGTATCAAAAGCTGAAGGCATCAAAGCTACAGGTAATTCATTTGCTCCTTTAATCCATGATAAATCAAGTCCTAACTGCTTCTTACTTGGAAACAATGTAGCTCCTAAGTATGGAACTGAATTAGATGGATTGTTTGTATAATATGTACCTATTTCCTTTGAGTTTACTAAATCAAATATGTTTGCCATTAAATATCACCTATCCCTTTCTTATTTTATAAATGTAATTTGTTTTAAAGCTGTAACTGCACTGGCAGCTGGAGCTTCTGGTAGTTTATCTATTGCAATAAAGCCATGAATAATCATTGCTCCAGAAGCTTTTCCAAAAGTAACATCCACATCATCTAAAAGAACACCTTCTGCTTTATCTGCATCAGTACCCTGAACGTTCTTCTTAGAAGCAGGCTCATCAGTATTTGTAAGTACTGGCTTAGTACTGCCCCCAACTATAGTTCCTGCTGGAACAATCTTTTTACCATCAGCATTTGCAGTAATTGCTGTATCATCCACCGTTACTGCAATAGCAATGTAGTGATCTGGAAATTTTAAAATTTCCTTCTTGTTTGTGTAAGTTGTTTCAATAAATTTACTCATAAAAATTCCTCCTCTTTTATTTAAAATATTGGTTTTGGCTTTCTACAGCCCTTTTCTGACTTTCATCAATTTGTTTTGCAAGTCTTAATCCAATGCTGTCTGTATTGCTACTTTTACTGTCATCATTCTTTGGTGGAACATAGCCACCCTTAAGTCTTTCATTTACTTTCTGTTCAATAACCTTATTAATGTTAGCTACCAGCATATCTGAATTTTCCTTAATAGCTTCAATATCCTCACCAAAAACAAAATCCAGTAAATCAAGGTCATATTGTTTATCCTTGAAATACTGGATTTTTTCTAACTTAAGTTCTCTGTCTCTTAATTCATTTTCTTTCTGCTGTAAAAGCTCCTCTTGAGTCATTTCTGATTTTTTCTTTTCCTCCTCAAATTTTGTTTTAAGCTTTTTCTCAGTAGTCTTTACTGCGTCTGAAACTCTTTTATCAGCATAAGACTCCATATACTTTTTGAATTCAGGATGGTTTAATATTCCTTCAATATTAATATCCTTATCCCCTTGAGTGTCCAGATTTTCTGTGCCCTCAGTATTTTGTTGTTCTTTGTTTTCTTCCATAAAAATTCCTCCTTGATTTTATTATTTTTTGTTTGAGTTATTGAATCTTCCCCTTATTAGTTAAAGACTTCAATCCCTCGGTAATATAAAAAAAACACCCTTTCGGATGCCTAGTTTTGTTAATATTTATTTGTGTTGGTTTTATAATATATGAAAAATTTGCATTAACCCAGCCATAAATTATTCTCATTTTATTCAGTCAGACAAATTGGAATTTAACTATAGCATTATGCTTATTTGGTGGGTTATGCACGAAAGCCCTCCGCTCTTTTGTTGTCATTATTATTGCTTTTTGAGTTTAACCGTTGTAGTCGTGCCCATAGCAGAAGCTTCATAGCTTAATACACCGTTTTGGTATGTGATAGTTTTAGTATCATCACTCGAAGCTAGCAAAGCACTTTTAGTTTTACTATGGTCATTTTTCGAAGTCCATGAATAAGGTTCGTCAGCAGTTGTTGGAGCGTCAAAAGAACCAGCCCAATAAAGTGATTTTGTGTCGCCTTTATCACTTACCCAGTAAATTGTAATCGTATCACCACTTATTGTTGCAGCTTGATAAGAATCAGCAGATTTGCTATTTTCTTGTTTCCATTCACCCGTCAAGTCAGGTATTTGCTTTTTAGTGGTATTACTGTCATTTCCAGTGCTTGTAGGCGTGGAGCTACACCCACTAAATATTGTTATGAGCAGAGCCACGCAAAGGCTAAGTATCGCCAGTTTTTTTATTTTCATTTTCATTATCCCCCTATTTTTTTAGTTAGTGTTAACTTAAGAAAGTATCCGATAAATTGGAATTTGTAGAACTGTTTAGACTATATGCTTATTTATTTTCCTCTATTGCTTTCATCAACTTTTCAGGGGATAACTTCCATAGTATTTGATTATGTCGCAGTTTGATTCTAACCAAATTTGACTTCATAAAGTTTTCAACAGCCTCAGAGCTCAACCCTCGCTTGGTTAAATAAGACTCCAGTTCTCTGTATGGATACTTGACTCTTAAGTAATCTTCAGCCTCATCTCTACATATATTCCAATGTTTTTGCAAAAAAGTGAGAATATCTTCCTCATTAACCTTTGCGTCTTTGAGCGCAGCAGCTGCATTTATAATTCCATTTTCTCTTTCATAAGCCACGGCCTCCTCAACTTCATTGTTAATAATAGAATTAAATGCCTCACGCCCTGAGTCTCCCAAAACCCCAATGATTTTCTTCAAAAGATCTTTTTTTGATGATACCATATTGTCCCTCCACTGATTCAAATTACTATTTACCTGCGTATTATATAAATAATTTTCATTGGCCATTTTCTTACAATTTCAAATCATTAAAATAATTTAGCCTGCAACAATTATATCATAATAAACCAATGTTAACCAATAAAACCATAAAAAATGGGCTTACCGTGTATTTATATTAAAACCTAACTCTTCAATTTTACACCCATTGGTATTACTATCTTTGAGGTATATCTAACGGTTAACATCTACCCCTTATCTCTTTTTTTCTTCATTGATACCCTTGCCTGTTTTCTTTTAATAATTTTCTTACATATATCACAATACCGCTACCTATTAGAATTTGCTTGAATATTCTTACCACAATTTTTACATTTAATTCTTGGTTTAGGTTTATCGCCTTGTTCTTTAATAGGTTTAACATCAATTTCTGTATAATATCCTCTTTCTAAAACACCATCTAAAGGCAGCACTCCTTCCTCAAAATATCCACATCTTTCATTTTCTTTATTTTCAAAAAATAGACAGACTCCATCAATCATACAACAATAATGATTAATAGAGCCTTGTTCAATAAAATGATTTGCACAATCTTTTATTATCAACCTTTTAAATTTATTAATATTTTTCATATCATTTATCAATCCCCCTGCTTTCAACCCATGATTCATAATCAGTATAATCAATAATAGGTTTTTCTCCATCCTTTCCTTTTATATTTTCTCTTTTAACTGTTGGATTCCAACCTTCAACTACTGGAATTATACACGAACGACAATTTATATGAGTATCTTCTGGAATTATAGGATGTTCATCTTTAGAAAATCTTTTCCCATCTAAACCTATACATATTTTAGATGTTTTATTATCTAACGTAGCATCGAACATTACTTCTACAACTGCATCAGTTTTTGTATATATTTCATCCTGTGCTGACCCTACACATCTTGCCACTTCATTGTAAATAAGTCTTCTTGATTCATATGCACTTACTCCATAATCTTTTTTTATTTGAGCTGCTAATTTATCAATTGGTATTCCTTCAATAACTGCACTTTTGACATCATCTCTCACTCTATTTAATAGCTTCTTCTTATTTGACCAAATCCTATCTGAGAACATTTCTCCTTTTATTGGCATTTTAATTGCACTCTCAATAAATTCAGTGGTAAGCAGTGGGAATTTTAAATTAATATCCATTCCTCTATCTATCTCATAGGCTGTTTTATAATAGCTTTCACCAAAAACTTCTTTGAGTAATCCTGTAGTTTCTTTTTCATCTACATCTCCAAGCTTCCTCATTTCTTCAATAAGTTTCTTTTCTATATACAGTAACACATTAGCTCTTTGCTTTTCACTGACTTTTAAAACTCCATCTACTGAATATTTTAAATATAACTGAGCTATTTCATTTTTTATATTTTCAAGGCTTTTCTTATATTCTTTGAGAATTGTATTTATTGGCGCTACTACTTTCTGTTCCATCTCAACTCTTATATCTTTAATACCTTTACTTAAATCATTGTCCTCCATTGTCATTCACCTTTTCCAAATCAATCATATTATAATCTTGCTCATTCCTGTACTTTTCAAGTTCCAGCTTTGGATTTTCTACAAAATTAAGAAGTGAAAGAGCTGTCTCTTGAGAAATAACACCTTTTAATTGTGTAATTATTTGAGCAGTAGTAGCCAAATCAACAGGGAGGTTTCGAGTAAACTTTATAGATATATCCCTGTAATCAAAATACTTACCTGTTTTCTTTTGCATAAATAAAAAAAAGTTCCTTAGCCTTTGCTTTAGAACCTTCTCCATTATACTTTCTTTTAATGAGCATCTATTTTCAAGATTAATTAATTTATTTTTTAATGCTAATGATGATGTATTACTAGCCCAGTTCTCATTAAAATTTACTTGGTCGCTTAAATCGTAGATTTTCTTTTCAATATTATTTAGTTCATTTTGAACAAAAGAATCATTAATTTGCTTTGTAAGAAAATATACCTTTGCATTTGATGGCACTTGAATTATCCCCATAGATTTCATTTTAGCTAAATCCTCTTCCTCAATAGTTGCCCCTTCAATACAAATATAGCTATTTCTAAAATCAGCAATCTCATTCACCAAGTCAGAATTTAAGGCATTATAGGCATCCACCAAAGAAATAATATCTTTAAAGCCACAATGTTTTTCTGCATTTGCTTGAC
This genomic window from Clostridium pasteurianum DSM 525 = ATCC 6013 contains:
- a CDS encoding distal tail protein Dit yields the protein MLSFNFNSKDSFNDYGIYVLQNPSILSPKRRVTTSNIPGRNSSLRYDENTYEDITISVSCGVKDDSIADKIDDIKGWLIGAGESELIFDFQPNKKYIAQVVNSIDFAQSIEIFSEFPIIFNCRPFKYAVDNSIITMTSSGIINNIGTIYSEPKIKVFGSGDINLNIGSQVINLIGINNYIIIDSVLQDCYDDNGSNLNNKMNGEFPIFNAGDNNISWTGSVTKLEITPNWRWL
- a CDS encoding HK97-gp10 family putative phage morphogenesis protein; this translates as MGYKSYKDKVLKALDEAKKDACETIGAFVVAEAKLRTPVLTGNLKRSETFEVMSDNKGVIVGSTPNAPYDIWVEKGTESQKAKPHWEPAVMENISKIEQLTGYKIKEKMSGD
- a CDS encoding head-tail connector protein — encoded protein: MLEEIKTLLGISDNAKDELINLYIRKAETMIKNYLNKDISDFSIYQDAVNEYAVLCFNKKGNEGLKQYAQGSKSGTYTNDLPDSVKALLPMPRIKMKG
- a CDS encoding major capsid protein; amino-acid sequence: MANIFDLVNSKEIGTYYTNNPSNSVPYLGATLFPSKKQLGLDLSWIKGANELPVALMPSAFDTKATLRDRVGFSKIETEMPFFREAMRIGEKDRQEINKAAGASNSQYIMPIIQKIYDDVNGLVQGAEVNNERMRMQLLSTGKILITANRVNLDYDYKFKAAHKETLLTTARWSDSENSTPVEDIMRWQKVIEDDTGEKPTRAICSLKTWNYLMVNKSIKLDLNPIGGQNVIVTDAMLKQYFQTKLGLSIAVYNKKYALQDGSTNQFFPDDIFTLIPEGNLGNTYYGTTPEESDLMSGNTDAQVQIVNTGVAVTTIKIPHPVNVETIVSEIAMPSFERIDSIFIATVHA
- a CDS encoding capsid assembly scaffolding protein Gp46 family protein, whose protein sequence is MEENKEQQNTEGTENLDTQGDKDINIEGILNHPEFKKYMESYADKRVSDAVKTTEKKLKTKFEEEKKKSEMTQEELLQQKENELRDRELKLEKIQYFKDKQYDLDLLDFVFGEDIEAIKENSDMLVANINKVIEQKVNERLKGGYVPPKNDDSKSSNTDSIGLRLAKQIDESQKRAVESQNQYFK
- a CDS encoding minor capsid protein, which encodes MEDNDLSKGIKDIRVEMEQKVVAPINTILKEYKKSLENIKNEIAQLYLKYSVDGVLKVSEKQRANVLLYIEKKLIEEMRKLGDVDEKETTGLLKEVFGESYYKTAYEIDRGMDINLKFPLLTTEFIESAIKMPIKGEMFSDRIWSNKKKLLNRVRDDVKSAVIEGIPIDKLAAQIKKDYGVSAYESRRLIYNEVARCVGSAQDEIYTKTDAVVEVMFDATLDNKTSKICIGLDGKRFSKDEHPIIPEDTHINCRSCIIPVVEGWNPTVKRENIKGKDGEKPIIDYTDYESWVESRGIDK
- a CDS encoding phage portal protein; this encodes MELNEQLIKDCLQELRTNQQSKKVYKDYYEGNHSILKNYRMQDSRSNMKLVFTYPKKFVDNEVGYILGEPVNYVSKSDNDEAINYIDLNLSHWDKHHNQELRKQSEIFGESYELQYINSDGEFSAMVLNPTNCYVLTDGTVDDNVILALYNFKKKFDISEYLDVYFQNYIYHYRLEGSEIISLGEDIHIFDRVPIVTCQANAEKHCGFKDIISLVDAYNALNSDLVNEIADFRNSYICIEGATIEEEDLAKMKSMGIIQVPSNAKVYFLTKQINDSFVQNELNNIEKKIYDLSDQVNFNENWASNTSSLALKNKLINLENRCSLKESIMEKVLKQRLRNFFLFMQKKTGKYFDYRDISIKFTRNLPVDLATTAQIITQLKGVISQETALSLLNFVENPKLELEKYRNEQDYNMIDLEKVNDNGGQ